In Candidatus Stygibacter australis, the DNA window TCCCTTGATCGGTGCCGGAGGAGTATATTCTAATCTTCCCGATATGACCACCTGGCTTCAGACCATTCTTAATCAAAAGTGGCAACCTTACATTTTTAAAACTTTGTTTGAACCCAATCTGCTCAATAATGGCAAGCCTAATCCTTATCTGATGGGATTCAAAAACCACTATTATCATGATCATTTCATCCTTGATCACGGTGGAGCAGTCCCCGGTTTCTTTACCCATATCTCTTATTTACCTCACCAGAATTGCGGGTTTGTCTGGCTGGCGAATCACAGTAATTTCAAACCGGATCAGTTCACAAATGCTTTGCTCAGCTATCTGGAAACCGAATTCAAACCAGTTAATAATTCAATCGGAAATTCAATCCCTCAGCTTGATGATCCTGCCAAATATTCAGGTAATTATATCTACCTGGATGATGAGAAATCTCTTACATTGACCGCAGAGAATAGCTACCTGCATATTGAAGGAAATCCAAACGAATTTCAGCAGCAGCAGGATAATGTCTTTGTGAATGTCAACGACAACTCTAATTTCATCATAATTGAAGAATATCACCAGCTTGTTATTTTGCGTATTATCTCAGAAAATGACGATAAATTTCTTCTTAAAACTCTGAATCTTCCCAGACTGAAGGATTATAAGCAGTTCTTTGGAAGTTATTACAGTCCAGAACTGGATGTTACTTATTCACTCACTTATTGCAAAGATAAACTTTATATAGATGCCGTGAAAAGATTTTCTGGTACTGACCTTATTCTCATTGCTTCAGATGTTTTTCTTAGTCCCATAAAAGGATTTAAACTTCGCTTTCAAAGAAATAATAAACAGAAAATTATTTCCTTTATTCTGGACAGCTCCCGTTCACAGAATTTCACCTTCCACAAAATCCTCGGCACCAATTTCTAAACAACCCGCAATTTCTCTTTAATAAATAGCATATTACATATTATTACCGCTTAATATATGTTAAAGTGGTATTTAGTAGCTAATTGTATTTAATCCACTCCATTCAGAGTTTGCCAGAAGGTGTTCCTGCAAAGCTCCAAAATCATTAAAATCCCCACTACAAAACTGTTTCAGCTTCTTTACAGCTATAAAGTGACCTTCCAGAGGAACAACTCAACCCGGCATAACATAAAAATGTTATGCCGGGTTGAGTTGTTCCTCTGGAAGTCTGGTAATAGTCTACAAATAATAGAAAGTAGGGATTGGCAATTTTCAGTTGAATATCTGTGATGAGGTATAAAGGTTGACATTTATTTTAGGGGAAAAAGTGATGTAATTTATGAAAGAGATATTAAAAGAGCATTTGGAGTCAGGGGTAGTACAATTATCTGATAGTGCCGGTATCGTGGCATTTTTTGGTGATGGTAAGATGCTGATGTGTGCGATGACGAGTGATATATCAGCATACCTGGCAGTATATTTTGGTGATGATATCGATGATAAGAACATCGGTGAATTATTAGAGCAATGC includes these proteins:
- a CDS encoding serine hydrolase domain-containing protein; amino-acid sequence: MDILKKLINELLKEWQGGNSPGFAISIISKKSYFDSYYYGCASLEHSIPIDQDTIFYLCSLSKQLTAACLAFLIEENKISLSNPLRKFFPELPAGVYDPINIGHLVHMTSGIHEWYDMMEFSGSYNDEYPWRKSIISLLARQKKLSFTPGDRFSYCNTNYSLVTLIIEMITSKSLTEFARQMIFEPLNMNSTFFCEDNSRVIPHLAAGYYRIANTNKIADKLPPLIGAGGVYSNLPDMTTWLQTILNQKWQPYIFKTLFEPNLLNNGKPNPYLMGFKNHYYHDHFILDHGGAVPGFFTHISYLPHQNCGFVWLANHSNFKPDQFTNALLSYLETEFKPVNNSIGNSIPQLDDPAKYSGNYIYLDDEKSLTLTAENSYLHIEGNPNEFQQQQDNVFVNVNDNSNFIIIEEYHQLVILRIISENDDKFLLKTLNLPRLKDYKQFFGSYYSPELDVTYSLTYCKDKLYIDAVKRFSGTDLILIASDVFLSPIKGFKLRFQRNNKQKIISFILDSSRSQNFTFHKILGTNF